Genomic window (Desulforapulum autotrophicum HRM2):
AAAGGACCAGGGAGATAATAATCAGCCAGAAGGCCACACATTGGGAATATTTCAAGCCAAAGGCGGTGAAACGCTCATAAATCAGAACCGGGGCCGTCATGGGATGATAGGCCACAATAATGACGGCTCCGAACTCGCTGATGGCCCGGGCCGTGCACATGACTGCCCCAAGGACCATATTTCGCCACACCATGGGAAAAGTAACCCTGAAAAAAGTGGCACCCATGCTTGCACCAAGGCTCTGGGATGCCTTTTCAAGGCGCAGGGGAACGGCTTCAAACCCAGCTTTGACCGTGTTGATGTAAAAAGGAGCCCCCACAAAAACAAGGACCACCACAATCCCGGTGAGGGACCCCATGATTTCAATGTTGATGCCGGCAAGCAGCCGCCCCCATAGGGAGTTTCTGCCAAAAAGGCTCAGGATTGCAATGCCGATGACCGGATGGGGGATCATGATGGGAAGATCAATGAGTCCCTCAACAAGCTTTTTTCCAAAAAACGTCTTTCTTGCCATGATATAGGCCAGGGGGGTACCAAAGACAATGGCAACGGCAGTTGCCCCCAGGGCCGTAAAGATCGAACGGCCCAGGGCCTCGAGCACCACCCTTTCCTGTATTGTTGACAAAAGATCTGACACTTCTGGCATGAGAAGCATCTTGCCCAGGGGAAAGGTGACCAGAAACACCAGGGGAAGGCTCAGAAAGACCGCCCCCCCCCAGAAAAGATTTGTTTTTTTTAATTTCAAGGTCAGCCCGACGATTGCGCAATCCCCCTGTTCTTTGATCTATTTTTTTAATTTACTCTTTGATTTCCACAAGGGGAACAAGGGTTCCGGGCAGTGCCTCCTTCATCTCTTGTGAAGGCACACGGCAGGGAATGAAAGGAGGCTGTCCCATGGATTCAAGGGTCTTTAGGCCACCATCGGCAGACAGCAGATAGGACAGGAACAGTTCTGCAGCCTCTGGATTGGGGCTGTTCTTGATCATGGTAATGCCGTAGGTGCAAGACTGACCGGTCTTTGTGGTAAAAGTGCCCGGTTTTTTCCCGGTGACCTCAACCGTTGCCTGGCGGTAAAAGGCGTCATACTTGTAGTTGCCAAGGTTAATGTGATCGTCAAGGGTGATGTATTTAAGCCCATGCTGAACAGCAACTGACCGATACTCCCAGGCATAGTCCATATTGCCTGTCTTTAAAAGGTTGACAAGCTCCACTGATTTGGGACGTACGTTCTTCAGGGGCCGGTTGGCAATGAGCTTATCGTAAAGCCCATCAATGCTGTAGAATTTTTCAGCAAGTTTTAACACCATGAGGCTTCGATAACCGCAGGGGTCCAGGTTTGGATCGGAATGGCCCCAGACAACGTCCTCTTTTAAAAGGATATCATACCAGTTATCACTGGTAATGGTGTCGCTGAAACGACTGGTCGGTGTATAGCAGAGAACGAGCTGGTTGGATGCAAATCGGACATTCCAGTCTGCAAAATCGGGAACAAGGGTGTTGTCTATCACCTTGTAGTCGGCAGAGGCCATGATGTCGGCCTTTTTTCCAACCTCAGAGATCATTCTCGCCATTTTGGTGCTTCCCCCGGCTTCCCTGAGGATATCAATGTCAGGGTGAAGCGCTTCAAAATCCTTTTCAATCTTGTCAAAGGGAACGGTGAGACTGCCTGCATGAAAAACGATCACCTTGCCTTTGGGTGCTGCAAAACAAAGGGATGCGGACATAAGCAGAACGGTGACAAGGGCCAGGGACTTCAAAAATCTGTTCATGGATTTCATCTATTACTCCTTAAAAATTGGGTTGTAAATAAGCTATGGCTTATTTAAACCCCCAACGAAAGTCAATCATTTTTTCAGGAACACAAAATAAAGGGACAAACAAACCAGAAGCAACCAGATCCAACGACCTACAGGGCATGTTCAATGGTACATCTTACCTGGGAGACCGTTTCATCAAGGACTTCAACTGTGCAGCACGAAAGGTCCACGGCTGGATGAACAACGATTTCCACCTCCCCGGGTGACAGGTTCAGGGAGTCTGACGGCAGAATCTGCCTGGAGTTTCTGATGGTAATGGGAAGAATGGGAAGACCTGCATCCATGGCAAATCGAAAGGCCCCTTTTTTAAAGGCAAGGAGCCTTCCGTCCCGGCTCCTTGTCCCTTCCGGGAAAAAAAGAACCGCAGCCCCGCCGGTGATTTTTCCCCGGAAAAAGAGCCTGTTTTTTGCCTCATCCATGGATTTAAGTGCCGCCCCGCTGTCGGCCCGGTCAACATAGATACAGCCCAGACTCTGGCAGGCCGGTCCAAACACCGGTATCTTTTTAAGCTCCTTTTTCATGACCCACTTGATCCTGAGGCCAAGCCACCCATGGATCACCGGGATGTCGACCATGCTCTGGTGGTTTGCCACCACCACATAGCTTTTGTCCCGGCTATAATTATGCCTGCCCATAATTTTAACCCGGATGGGAACCACGATACAGGCAAGCCGAGACCATGACACGGCAACCAGATTACCTGCATCAGCCCCGAAAAAAAGCACCACAACCATGCAGAGAACCCCGTGAAAAAAGGTCGATAGCGACATAAGGGGAAATACAAACAACCACTTGTAGGGTTGATAAACGGCCTTTAAAATCGCATCCACTCGCCAGACGGCTCCTTTTTTCCCAGGTTACTTGTCCTCGGTTTTTTTCCCCTCATGCTTAATGCCAAGCACAGCATCTACCCAGGAGACAAGATCATCCCCCTGATAGGCATTAAGGATAAATGAATAGGGCGTCTGGGACGAGGCGGCCCGATAGTCACCATTTTCAGTTTTTCCATGGAGCACCAGATCAACGTTCTTGGCCCCATCTCCTGAACCCGTGGTCACCTGAATCTTGAGAAGGGATGTCCCGCCGTCATCCGGCGTGCCCGTCTGCCCATCCATGTAGGAGGCGCAATCAAGATGCGTCAGATCGGCCACCAGGGCGTCAACCTTGCCGGCATCCACGGCGTTGCCATCCTCGGCCTTCCAGGTGGCCTGATCCTGGTCTTGATCTTTGTCCTTGCCATCGGGTTGCCCTGCAAGAATGGTCCGTTTGACATCTCCCTTTTCAACCACAAGGCTGACAAGGGATTCCCGGTCAAACCCGAATACCCTTTTGGACCTGAAGCCCTCCACATCCCGGTCATAATCACGTCTGAAATCACCCAGGGCATGGTAAACCCCTTCATGGCCGGCAAGGGTGACAAAGGTATGACGGTTGGTGGGCGCCGTCTTTCCTATTTCAAAGCTGCGCACAACAGCATCCCCTTTTTTGGCCGTAACCTTAATGCCTTGTTCTGGAGTGAGATCGTAGCGCCTAAGATCCCGGCTCTGGGAGACCAGGGCCGACACACTGAGATTTTCAACCACATCCAGAAGTTTTTTCACGGTGTCAGTGTCAGCCGGATAGTGTTTGTCCGAAACCGTCCACTGCCCGTTGGCCCTGTAAAGGTTGATGGTTTTACCATTCTTTTCAACGGCAAGGGTGGAGACCTCTTCCACAGCCACCCGGGAAAGATCGGGAAGGGTGTAATTACTCTTTTGTTCAGAATGAAACACGAGGTATGCCACAAGGCTGACAATGACCACCCCGAGGATGAGTAACTCTTTCTTCATTTTGTTTATGACTCCTTTTGATCTGTTGAAAAAAGATTTTTAATCCGTTGTTTTCTTGACCTGCGCCTCATCCAGACGCTAAACCCGAATAAAATGACCAGGATGGGCAGGCCGGCAATATTGACGGTCTTGATAACGTTTCTCATGACAGGCAATGTCGGGTCAAGGGGGTTAAGGGTCTGGTTTTTGCTGCGCATGACGGCAATGTCATCCTGGCCGTTAAGGTGGTCAATAACGTTGAGCACAAAGGTGGCATTTGTGCTCCGCCCCTCGCTGTCAAGCATGTTGTCCTCGAGCATGGACGAACAGGCCATGACAAATATCTTGCCGGCCTTTCGGCCTTCCACCAGGGTGTTTGAGGCCTGGATTTTAGACAGATCCGGGGACGTTTTAACACCCTGGTCAGCATCATTGGCCTGGGCCTTGTCTGAACCACTGTCCATCAGGTCCCCTTCAGCCACCTCATTTTCCGGCAACGTCTTCTGGGGAATCTCTTGTCCGGCAAAATAGCTTGAAAAATCACCTTCGAGCATACAGGCAAGATCAAATGAGCGTTTTTCCCCGTCTTTGGGAGGGGAGATGAACATGGGGTTCAGGTTGATATTGTTCTTCATCTCCCACGCCTTGTCCGATGAAGAGAAAAGCGTTGTGGCCTTGATGCCGGATTTTTTCAATTTTTCAGCGTCAACGGTCAGGGGAGAAATTTTCATGGTCACAAGCCCCTTGATATTGTTCATATAGTCGGGCGTGTTGTCGATATTTGCCCCGTCTATCATTGGCGCGAAATAGATATTCTGCTCTCCTCCTCCACGATTTTGGGGCAGCATCTGCTTGTAGCACGCCTCGTCCATGACATAGGAGGAGGACAGCTTGACCCCATAGTGCTCAAGAAGCCTTGAAAGCCCTGTATCAATGGGCACATAAACGGGTCCTCCCCCCATGAACCCGGCAGATTGCCCGGGCATGGTCTCGTTAAAAGCCTCCGGAAAAATGGCAAGGTTGGTTCCCTTCATCAGGGCCTGATCGATTTGGAACAGCTCAAAATCGGTAAATTCCTCCGTGGGCCTTGCAATAATCAGGGTGTTGAGCCCTTCTGGAATCTCCTCGTCCGCAAGGGAGATCTCCTTGATGGTATACCGTTGGGAAACAAGATTGTTAAAGGCATTCATGGTCGTCTGCTGCTGCTGCCCCATCATGCCCATGCCGGGCATGGAAAGAGGAAGCGTACCATGATCTCCAAGATAGCCAATGGCCTGGTTGATTCCAATCATCTGCTCCATGGTGTCTGAAAGAAGATCCGCGAGCATGGTCGGATCCGTCATTTGATAGGTGGTACCAATAATGGGCAGATTAACACTTGAAATCAAAGGAATCTCGGCCCGTTTTTCCCCGTACTCCATGATAAGGCCTGCACCACCCGTACCGGCATGAACATTTTTTGATTCAAGGTCCGGCCATTTGAGGGTCATGAGATTGTAACGTTTGGCAATGTCATCAAGGTTGTTTTCCTTGGTGGGATCAACGTACTTGAAATCCATGACACCAAGGTTTTTGGTGTTGAGTTCTTGAACTACTTTTGTAATCTGTTCAGGAAGGGAGGAAAGGCTGTCAAGGCCCATGAACGGCGCAACGGCAAACAGCGACGAACTTAAGTACATTCTCAACCGTACCTTCTCCTTGAGGCTCAGAAGGGTACTCACCTTGTTGTTGAGTTTCTGGATGGCCGTGGTAAGTTTGTATTCAAGGCCATCCGTGGCAGTGATGGCAGGAACCTTCTCGATCATGTCCCCATGGATGATCACAAGGCCCATGTAAGCCTGCTGGAACTTTACCTCATCATTTTCTATGATTCGAATCTGAACCGGTGAGATACCGTAATCCTCGGCCAACCTGCGGTTGCGGTCCGCCTCATCGGTAAGGCCCGCCTCCTGGGGGGTAACATCATTAAATGTGTAATTGAAAAACTTGCCCCCATGGCTTGCATATTCCTCCATGAGATCGTGGAGGTATCGCTCGGTGTTGTTGTAGGGCACCGGCAGATTCTTTGAAAAAAAGATCTTGATGGTCAGGGGTTCAGACAGGGTGGAGACCACGGTACGACTCGCCGTGGACAAAGAATAAACCCTGTCCCGGGTCAGGTCAGCCCTGAAGAAAAGGGTGGTGCTGACCAGATTGACAAGAACAATCACAATCACATAGATCATGAATTTAAAATATATCTGTTTCTGATTCTTCATTCTGATATCTTACTCCTTAATTCTTTTCCTGCATCACAAGATAGGTTCCCCAAAGCCCCAGGACCATGACGCTCAAAAAGTAGACCAGATCCCGTGAATCAACCACACCCTTGGCAATGCTCTGGAAATGCACATCAGCCCCAAGATATCCCACCACCCCGGCAAGGGCATTGGGAACAAAAAAGAGCATTTTGTCAATCACCGTCAAGGTAAAGCACATGGCAGCCCCCAGGATAAAGGCCACGATCTGATTCCGCGTAAGGCAAGAGGCAAAGATGCCAAGGGAACAATAGGCACCGGAAAGAAGCAGTGCTCCAATATACCCACCAATCACGGGTCCTGGATCAACTTGGCCCACAAAAGAGATGAACAGCGGATATGCAAGGGTCGGGGCAAGCATGGCAGCGGTAAAACCAAGGGCTGCCAGGAACTTCCCAAGGGCAATGTCACTGAAGGAAACCGGCATGGTCAATAGGGTTTCATAGGAGCCCACATTCATCTCTTCAGAAAAAAGCCGCATGGTGATGGCCGGTATCACAAAGGCAAAGATGGTGGGGAGAAGGGAAAAAAAGCCCCGGAGGTCGGCCCGGTCAAAAATAAAAAAAGTTGAAAAAAAGAACCAGCCGGTAAGCACCAGAAAGAGTGCTATCACGATATAGGCGATGGGGGAGATAAAGTAATCCTTGAACTCCCTGGCTGCAATTTGTGTAATCTTCATCATGATTTAATTCCCCCTTGTCAGTTCCTGGAAGATGGTTTCCAGGGAGCGGGATTTATGGGTCAGCTCTGTGATGATCCAGTCGGTTTCTCGAAGGGCAAGGTAAAGGGCTTTGCCCGCATCATAATCATCGATTTCAGTGCTGCCTTTAGCGGGGATGACTTTACAGTGAATTTCAAATCGGCAATCACCCCGGGCTTCAGCTTTTTTCGCCTCGACCTGATGGACCCCTTTGACACCCTGGATCAGGGCCATGGCCTTTTCAGAATCCGCATTGGACAGGGAAAGGAAAATGCTTGATCCGCTGCCATCACCGTTCTTCAGATTCTGGGTGGTGTCGTCAGCAACGATCCTGCCCCGGTTCACAATAACGATTCTATCACAGGTGGCTTCAGCCTCACTCAGGATATGGGTGGAAAAAATAATGGTCTTTTCCTTTCCGATTCTCCGGATGATCTCCCGGATTTCAGCAATCTGGTTGGGATCAAGACCAGAGGTGGGCTCATCAAGCACCAGTATTTCAGGATCGGTCATCAGGGCATGGGCAAGGCCAACCCGCTGTTTCAAGCCCTTGGAAAGTTCGTCAATGGTCTTGTGCATGATATCGGCCAGACCGCAAAGCTCTGATAATTCTTTGAGCCGTGCAACTCGCCGTGCCCGGGGTATTCCTTTGACTGCCGCCACATAGTCAAGGTAGTCAAACACTAGCATGTTGTGATAAAGGGGGGCCGATTCAGGCAAATATCCCATGATCTGCTTGATCTTGAGGGTGTCCTCGGGAATGGAAAGGTCCTTTACCTTGATGGTTCCTGAGCTTGGTTTAAAAAAACCGGTCAGCATTCTTAGAGTGGTTGTTTTTCCGGCACCATTGGGTCCTAAAAGGCCCAGAATCTCCCCCGGATTGATGGTAAGACTGAGGTTGTCCAC
Coding sequences:
- a CDS encoding Gldg family protein produces the protein MKNQKQIYFKFMIYVIVIVLVNLVSTTLFFRADLTRDRVYSLSTASRTVVSTLSEPLTIKIFFSKNLPVPYNNTERYLHDLMEEYASHGGKFFNYTFNDVTPQEAGLTDEADRNRRLAEDYGISPVQIRIIENDEVKFQQAYMGLVIIHGDMIEKVPAITATDGLEYKLTTAIQKLNNKVSTLLSLKEKVRLRMYLSSSLFAVAPFMGLDSLSSLPEQITKVVQELNTKNLGVMDFKYVDPTKENNLDDIAKRYNLMTLKWPDLESKNVHAGTGGAGLIMEYGEKRAEIPLISSVNLPIIGTTYQMTDPTMLADLLSDTMEQMIGINQAIGYLGDHGTLPLSMPGMGMMGQQQQTTMNAFNNLVSQRYTIKEISLADEEIPEGLNTLIIARPTEEFTDFELFQIDQALMKGTNLAIFPEAFNETMPGQSAGFMGGGPVYVPIDTGLSRLLEHYGVKLSSSYVMDEACYKQMLPQNRGGGEQNIYFAPMIDGANIDNTPDYMNNIKGLVTMKISPLTVDAEKLKKSGIKATTLFSSSDKAWEMKNNINLNPMFISPPKDGEKRSFDLACMLEGDFSSYFAGQEIPQKTLPENEVAEGDLMDSGSDKAQANDADQGVKTSPDLSKIQASNTLVEGRKAGKIFVMACSSMLEDNMLDSEGRSTNATFVLNVIDHLNGQDDIAVMRSKNQTLNPLDPTLPVMRNVIKTVNIAGLPILVILFGFSVWMRRRSRKQRIKNLFSTDQKES
- a CDS encoding ABC transporter permease subunit — translated: MMKITQIAAREFKDYFISPIAYIVIALFLVLTGWFFFSTFFIFDRADLRGFFSLLPTIFAFVIPAITMRLFSEEMNVGSYETLLTMPVSFSDIALGKFLAALGFTAAMLAPTLAYPLFISFVGQVDPGPVIGGYIGALLLSGAYCSLGIFASCLTRNQIVAFILGAAMCFTLTVIDKMLFFVPNALAGVVGYLGADVHFQSIAKGVVDSRDLVYFLSVMVLGLWGTYLVMQEKN
- a CDS encoding ABC transporter permease gives rise to the protein MKLKKTNLFWGGAVFLSLPLVFLVTFPLGKMLLMPEVSDLLSTIQERVVLEALGRSIFTALGATAVAIVFGTPLAYIMARKTFFGKKLVEGLIDLPIMIPHPVIGIAILSLFGRNSLWGRLLAGINIEIMGSLTGIVVVLVFVGAPFYINTVKAGFEAVPLRLEKASQSLGASMGATFFRVTFPMVWRNMVLGAVMCTARAISEFGAVIIVAYHPMTAPVLIYERFTAFGLKYSQCVAFWLIIISLVLFVMMRFFSRERRIQ
- the wtpA gene encoding tungstate ABC transporter substrate-binding protein WtpA encodes the protein MKSMNRFLKSLALVTVLLMSASLCFAAPKGKVIVFHAGSLTVPFDKIEKDFEALHPDIDILREAGGSTKMARMISEVGKKADIMASADYKVIDNTLVPDFADWNVRFASNQLVLCYTPTSRFSDTITSDNWYDILLKEDVVWGHSDPNLDPCGYRSLMVLKLAEKFYSIDGLYDKLIANRPLKNVRPKSVELVNLLKTGNMDYAWEYRSVAVQHGLKYITLDDHINLGNYKYDAFYRQATVEVTGKKPGTFTTKTGQSCTYGITMIKNSPNPEAAELFLSYLLSADGGLKTLESMGQPPFIPCRVPSQEMKEALPGTLVPLVEIKE
- a CDS encoding DUF4340 domain-containing protein, with protein sequence MKKELLILGVVIVSLVAYLVFHSEQKSNYTLPDLSRVAVEEVSTLAVEKNGKTINLYRANGQWTVSDKHYPADTDTVKKLLDVVENLSVSALVSQSRDLRRYDLTPEQGIKVTAKKGDAVVRSFEIGKTAPTNRHTFVTLAGHEGVYHALGDFRRDYDRDVEGFRSKRVFGFDRESLVSLVVEKGDVKRTILAGQPDGKDKDQDQDQATWKAEDGNAVDAGKVDALVADLTHLDCASYMDGQTGTPDDGGTSLLKIQVTTGSGDGAKNVDLVLHGKTENGDYRAASSQTPYSFILNAYQGDDLVSWVDAVLGIKHEGKKTEDK
- a CDS encoding lysophospholipid acyltransferase family protein; the protein is MDAILKAVYQPYKWLFVFPLMSLSTFFHGVLCMVVVLFFGADAGNLVAVSWSRLACIVVPIRVKIMGRHNYSRDKSYVVVANHQSMVDIPVIHGWLGLRIKWVMKKELKKIPVFGPACQSLGCIYVDRADSGAALKSMDEAKNRLFFRGKITGGAAVLFFPEGTRSRDGRLLAFKKGAFRFAMDAGLPILPITIRNSRQILPSDSLNLSPGEVEIVVHPAVDLSCCTVEVLDETVSQVRCTIEHAL